A genomic stretch from Erigeron canadensis isolate Cc75 chromosome 9, C_canadensis_v1, whole genome shotgun sequence includes:
- the LOC122581571 gene encoding chloroplastic import inner membrane translocase subunit HP30-1-like, whose translation MEKEKELEGVIVTGNQNPITELVTKWREYTNFLDKWTSKQSLPVKAAVHATTEGINYAGAGLVVGFWLNRHKEFTSCPLKVPWIVARKFAPLGAVPASIYTVMEGLTGKKDITAS comes from the exons atggaaaaagaaaaggaattaGAAGGAGTTATAGTGACGGGTAACCAGAACCCAATCACAGAATTAGTGACTAAATGGAGAGAATATACAAATTTCTTAGATAAATGGACCTCCAAACAGTCTTTACCTGTCAAGGCAGCTGTTCACGCCACCACAGAAGGCATCAACTATGCCGGTGCTGGTCTGGTTGTCGGGTTTTGGTTGAACAGGCACAAAGAG TTCACTAGTTGTCCTCTAAAAGTGCCCTGGATAGTGGCTCGTAAATTTGCTCCTCTTGGGGCTGTTCCGGCGTCCATATATACTGTCATGGAAGGATTGACAGGCAAAAAGGATATCACGGCATCGTAA